In Aquila chrysaetos chrysaetos chromosome 10, bAquChr1.4, whole genome shotgun sequence, the following proteins share a genomic window:
- the LOC115347251 gene encoding LOW QUALITY PROTEIN: cytoskeleton-associated protein 5-like (The sequence of the model RefSeq protein was modified relative to this genomic sequence to represent the inferred CDS: substituted 1 base at 1 genomic stop codon), with protein sequence MFEPELSAEECGEKVASVLPETCIQHLESNDWKERISSMDILQKTVGELKKSEIPCQALVRLLSQGRKETKLQVMEKKLHTITLLAQKGDFSRTSAQIVLENVVEMVGDVLCSNNAQGALTAIAEACSLPWTAKTAMLLAFSQNNSRIHSKFLDWLSNAILEFGFAGMEAKTLVNTLKIALAAVHSGVQRSAITLLGVIYLYMGDSLRALIESEELPLLPQIHAELEKLHGQVPPIPSRANPKPCPDDRAQEDPGEHRRTEAIDIGDRITPELVSKLQEKNWTIQREGLEEVAGIIQDARFIQPNIGELPRALRACLCDSNPTLVQMALRVLQQLSIAMGSNVKRHMKDLGFPLIALFRESKSSMRAAALAAVNAWAAQINILEWLDGQDISEGLGEEMPLQEQELVQWLAEQLPTLKSAPSDLLRCVPHLYSSLQDSNRDVQTASQAALPFFIMHLGFEKMTEATSALKAAVKDHVLAILENANDSTSAQSTASAKSLSRHPRLTTMTAFPSVLTTPPAATALSSQASAKDPAPKTSGEEKQAKGNAQMNSTLKDGVSKLEPIFIVVPKGKEQRMRDEKGRKVLQWNFTAPSNRYVKQLKAQMSSCVSSSFQVEMFHSSFPHHIKALAIMARHLQTEKEGVISCLDLILKWLTLRFFDTNTWVLIKSLDYLNLLLTLLVQEKYQLMDDEAFSFLPYLILKMGEPRQTVLKLVHVVLKRMCLVYPAKKVFGFLMEGIKSSNTKQQEGCLVEMGYLLETYGLDVCYPNPSKALKRIAAFLGDQDSAVHSAALNIMVTACKTQGEALFKMVRDLPEERMRMLGQIAKQEPGRSRASSAKCFSEQASRLVSRKYNRFRLKDIIRLETIPEFQTLPISSDTDDTCHNMTFTINSLICRINSGDTDTSIQAMKEIEEIKKLAQEASVEVLKDVMNNLFTLMLNVLDGDVEEDQKLVQSINVLMKRVLEKSDQTRIFCALLKLLQGSLTAEGSPDKFSDLLVKCLWRTTWLLPGTISTINLDEILLDVHTLMKALSKEKLRQCTNKLLLWTLKTLLHNLCKLKGVRILNHLTLIEDAAGSEVEAYLRKTVSPTAKQGANETAVGAGEEVPWAARRVAKDKAGNLLESIFXKICFKKSLREGLRELYECRKKWPEGKLESFLDNLSLFLQSYVKQSLAIIWTEQDMREHLPPSPLGMYPEKSKE encoded by the exons ATGTTTGAACCGGAGCTCTCAGCAGAAGAGTGTGGGGAAAAGGTGGCATCTGTTCTGCCTGAAACTTGCATACAGCATTTGGAAAGCAATGATTGGAAAGAGAGGATTTCCAGCATGGATATCCTTCAAAAGACTGTCGGTGAGTTGAAGAAAAGCGAGATACCATGCCAAGCCCTGGTGAGACTGCTGTCACAAGGACGCAAGGAAACAAAGCTCCAGGTGATGGAGAAGAAACTTCACACCATCACCTTGCTGGCCCAGAAAGGGGACTTCTCCAGAACATCTGCTCAAATTGTCCTGGAAAATGTGGTGGAAATGGTGGGAGATGTGTTGTGCAGCAACAATGCTCAAGGAGCCCTGACAGCTATAGCAGAGGCATGTTCATTGCCTTGGACTGCAAAGACCGCTATGTTGTTGGCCTTCTCACAGAATAACTCCAGGATCCATTCCAAGTTCTTGGACTGGCTGTCAAATGCAATTCTGGAGTTTGGCTTTGCAGGGATGGAGGCCAAGACACTGGTCAATACCCTGAAGATCGCTCTTGCTGCTGTTCACTCAGGTGTGCAGAGATCAGCCATCACTTTGCTGGGCGTTATTTACCTGTACATGGGAGACTCACTGAGAGCACTGATTGAGAGTGAGGAGCTGCCCCTTCTTCCCCAGATACATGCTGAGTTGGAGAAGCTGCATGGACAGGTCCCACCAATTCCCAGTCGTGCCAATCCCAAGCCTTGCCCAGATGACAGGGCCCAGGAGGACCCAGGGGAACACAGAAGGACTGAAGCCATAGACATTGGTGACAGGATCACACCAGAGCTGGTGTCAAAGCTGCAGGAGAAGAACTGGACCATTCAGAGGGAGGGCCTGGAAGAGGTTGCAGGCATCATTCAGGATGCCAGATTCATCCAGCCTAACATAGGAGAGCTCCCAAGAGCCCTGAGGGCTTGTCTCTGCGACTCGAACCCCACCCTGGTACAGATGGCCCTGAGGGTCCTCCAGCAACTGTCCATAGCCATGGGCTCAAACGTCAAACGGCACATGAAGGACTTGGGCTTTCCCCTCATTGCTCTGtttagggaaagcaaaagcagcatgagagctgctgccctggctgctgtgAACGCCTGGGCTGCACAGATCAACATATTGGAGTGGCTGGATGGGCAGGACATTTCAGAAGGTCTAGGTGAAGAAATGCCTTTACAGGAGCAAGAGCTGGTGCAGTGGCTGGCTGAACAGCTGCCAACCCTCAAGTCAGCTCCCTCGGACCTGCTTCGGTGTGTGCCTCACCTCTACTCTTCCCTGCAGGACAGCAACAGGGATGTGCAGACAGCCTCACAGGCAGCCCTGCCATTCTTCATAATGCACCTTGGCTTTGAGAAGATGACCGAAGCCACCAGTGCGCTGAAGGCAGCTGTAAAGGACCACGTACTTGCGATACTAGAGAATGCCAATGACAGTACGTCAGCCCAGTCCACTGCTTCTGCTAAGTCACTTTCCAGACACCCTAGACTCACCACCATGACCGCTTTCCCCTCTGTTCTAACCACACCACCTGCAGCAACAGCCTTGTCTTCACAAGCGTCAGCTAAAGACCCAGCACCCAAAACCAGCGGAGAGGAGAAGCAGG CCAAGGGAAATGCACAAATGAATTCCACCCTGAAGGATGGGGTCAGCAAACTGGAACCTATCTTCATCGTTGTCCCCAAGGGGAAAGAGCAGAGAATGAGGGatgagaaaggcagaaaagtgCTACAGTGGAACTTCACTGCTCCCAGCAACAGGTACGTCAAGCAGCTGAAAGCTCAGATGAGCAGTTGTGTGTCCAGCAGCTTCCAGGTGGAAATGTTCCACTCCAGCTTCCCGCACCACATCAAAGCCTTGGCCATCATGGCCAGGCACttacaaacagagaaggaaggagttATCAGCTGCCTGGACCTGATCCTGAAATGGCTCACCCTGCGTTTCTTTGACACCAACACATGGGTGCTTATCAAGAGCCTGGATTACCTCAATCTGCTGCTAACCTTGCTGGTCCAAGAAAAGTACCAGCTGATGGACGATGAggccttttccttcctcccataCCTGATCCTGAAGATGGGGGAGCCAAGGCAAACTGTTCTTAAATTGGTGCATGTTGTCCTGAAGAGGATGTGCCTGGTGTATCCAGCTAAGAAGGTGTTTGGCTTTCTCATGGAAGGCATCAAGTCCAGTAACACTAAGCAGCAGGAAGGCTGCCTGGTGGAGATGGGTTATCTCCTTGAAACGTATGGCCTGGATGTATGTTACCCAAACCCTAGCAAAGCCTTGAAGAGGATAGCTGCCTTCCTTGGAGACCAAGACAGTGCTGTTCATAGTGCTGCTCTAAACATAATGGTCACAGCTTGCAAAACTCAGGGGGAAGCCCTATTCAAAATGGTTAGGGATCTTCCTGAAGAACGTATGAGAATGCTGGGACAAATTGCAAAACAGGAACCTGGCAGGTCAAGGGCTTCTTCAGCAAAGTGTTTCA GTGAGCAAGCAAGCAGGCTGGTCTCCAGAAAATATAATCGCTTTAGACTGAAGGATATTATTCGGCTAGAAACGATCCCTGAATTCCAAACCCTGCCTATCTCCTCAGACACTGATGACACATGTCATAACATGACCTTCACCATTAATTCCCTTATTTGTCGCATTAACAGTGGTGATACTGACACCAGCATCCAGGCAATGAAAGAAATTGAGGAGATC AAGAAACTGGCTCAGGAGGCCTCAGTGGAAGTGCTTAAGGATGTAATGAACAATCTCTTTACCTTAATGCTAAACGTCCTGGACGGAGACGTAgaggaagatcagaagctcgTACAGTCCATTAATGTCCTCATGAAGAGGGTATTGGAAAAATCTGACCAGACGAGGATTTTTTGTGCCTTGCTGAAGCTGCTCCAAGGCAGCCTGACTGCTGAGGGCAGCCCAGATAAGTTTTCTGACCTGCTGGTCAAGTGCCTGTGGAGGACCACATGGCTTCTCCCAGGCACCATCAGCACCATCAACCTGGATGAAATCCTGCTGGATGTCCACACGCTCATGAAGGCTctctcaaaggaaaaactgaggCAGTGCACAAACAAACTTCTGCTGTGGACCCTGAAAACTCTGCTGCACAACTTGTGCAAGCTGAAAGGAGTGAGGATCCTGAACCACCTCACCCTGATTGAGGACGCAGCTGGCTCCGAGGTGGAAGCTTACCTCCGAAAAACAGTCAGTCCTACTGCCAAGCAGGGGGCTAATGAAACAGCTGtaggagcgggggaggaggtcCCCTGGGCAGCTCGCAGGGTTGCAAAGGACAAAGCAGGTAATCTTTTAGAGAGCATCTTCTAAAAAATTTGCTTCAAGAAGAGTTTGAGAGAGGGTCTACGGGAGTTATATGAATGTAGGAAAAAATGGCCCGAAGGAAAGTTGGAGTCTTTCCTGGACAACCTCTCCCTCTTCTTGCAGAGCTATGTGAAGCAAAGCCTGGCCATCATCTGGACAGAACAGGACATGAGAGAgcatcttcctccttctcccttggGGATGTACCCTGAG AAGAGCAAAGAGTGA
- the SST gene encoding somatostatin: MLSCRLQCALALLSIALALGTVSAAPSDPRLRQFLQKSLAAAAGKQELAKYFLAELLSEPSQTENEALESEDLSRGAEQDEVRLELERSANSNPALAPRERKAGCKNFFWKTFTSC; encoded by the exons ATGCTGTCCTGCCGCCTCCAGTGCGCCCTGGCCCTGCTCTCCATCGCCCTGGCCCTCGGCACCGTCTCGGCCGCCCCCTCGGACCCCCGGCTCCGGCAGTTCCTGCAGAAGTCCCTGGCTGCCGCCGCCGGGAAGCAG GAACTGGCCAAGTACTTTTTGGCAGAACTGCTCTCAGAGCCAAGccagacagaaaatgaagcCCTGGAGTCTGAGGACTTGTCCCGAGGGGCTGAGCAGGATGAAGTGAGACTGGAGCTGGAGCGCTCGGCTAACTCAAACCCCGCTCTGGCACCCCGGGAACGCAAAGCAGGCTGCAAGAACTTCTTCTGGAAAACTTTCACATCCTGTTAG
- the BCL6 gene encoding B-cell lymphoma 6 protein, whose amino-acid sequence MASPADSCIQFTRHASDVLLNLNRLRSRDILTDVVIIVNREQFRAHKTVLMACSGLFYSIFTDQLKCNLNVINLDPEINPEGFCILLDFMYTSRLNLRESNIMAVMATALYLQMEHVVDTCRRFVKSSEAEMVSAVKTPREEFLAGRMLNHPEVMAYRSRDVSENGMPLQNGSLCNGRAFAPGLINSLSGSPISYHGYSPLPLNSFLVDDELREMRMPLSELSRAGAFPKERILPCDSSRTIPTEYMRTITDISANMCHATIYAPKEGAAEEARSDMHYSVASGPKPVVPSIRNNPYFSCDKVAKEEERTSSEDEISQHFEPTNTPLDRKGLISPQSPQKSDCQPNSPTESSSSKNARISQNSSSLFTKSPTDPKACNWKKYKFIVLNSLNQNTKQDSTDQNEMGTLSPRTYMPMSTCQQSIEPEHLNVQSPTKMSVNGEDSTIPQASRLNNIVNRSRDGSPRSSEGQSPLYMHSSKCSSCGCQSPQHAEMCLHTPGSNFGEEMGETQSEYSDSSCENGAFFCNECDCRFSEEASLKRHSLQVHSDKPYKCDRCQASFRYKGNLASHKTVHTGEKPYRCNICGAQFNRPANLKTHTRIHSGEKPYKCETCGARFVQVAHLRAHVLIHTGEKPYPCEICGTRFRHLQTLKSHLRIHTGEKPYHCEKCNLHFRHKSQLRLHLRQKHGAITNTKVQYRISASEVPPELPKAC is encoded by the exons ATGGCCTCACCGGCAGACAGCTGCATCCAGTTCACCCGCCATGCGAGCGATGTCCTCCTCAATCTCAACCGCCTTAGAAGCCGGGATATCCTGACCGATGTCGTCATCATTGTGAACCGGGAGCAGTTCAGAGCCCACAAAACAGTCCTGATGGCCTGCAG TGGCCTCTTCTACAGCATCTTCACTGACCAGCTCAAGTGCAACTTGAATGTCATCAACCTGGACCCTGAAATTAACCCTGAGGGGTTTTGCATCCTCTTGGACTTCATGTATACATCCCGCCTGAACTTGAGGGAGAGCAATATCATGGCTGTGATGGCCACAGCACTGTACCTGCAGATGGAGCATGTGGTTGATACCTGCCGAAGGTTTGTCAAGTCTAG TGAAGCAGAGATGGTGTCTGCTGTGAAGACCCCAAGGGAAGAGTTTTTGGCTGGACGGATGCTGAACCACCCAGAAGTGATGGCTTATCGGAGCAGAGATGTCTCCGAGAACGGCATGCCTCTCCAAAATGGGTCCCTCTGCAATGGGAGGGCCTTTGCACCTGGCTTGATCAATAGTTTGTCTGGATCCCCCATTTCCTACCATGGATACAGCCCTCTCCCTCTAAATAGCTTTCTTGTGGATGATGAGTTGCGGGAGATGAGGATGCCTCTCTCCGAACTCTCAAGGGCGGGTGCCTTCCCCAAGGAGAGGATCCTGCCATGCGACAGCTCCAGGACAATCCCCACCGAGTACATGAGAACCATTACCGACATCTCGGCCAACATGTGCCATGCTACCATCTATGCTCCGAAAGAAGGTGCTGCTGAAGAAGCCAGGAGTGACATGCACTACAGCGTAGCCTCTGGCCCCAAACCTGTCGTCCCTTCGATCCGGAACAATCCCTATTTCTCTTGCGACAAAGTGGCCAAAGAGGAGGAGCGGACCTCTTCAGAGGATGAGATCAGCCAGCACTTTGAGCCCACCAACACCCCCCTGGACCGCAAGGGACTCATCAGCCCCCAGAGCCCCCAGAAGTCAGACTGTCAGCCCAACTCGCCAACTGagtccagcagcagcaagaatgCCCGTATCAGTCAGAACTCCAGCTCCCTCTTCACCAAGAGCCCAACAGACCCCAAAGCCTGCAACTGGAAGAAGTACAAGTTCATCGTCCTCAACTCTCTCAATCAGAACACCAAGCAAGACAGCACTGACCAGAACGAGATGGGAACCCTCTCTCCTCGCACCTACATGCCAATGTCCACTTGCCAGCAGTCCATAGAGCCGGAGCATCTCAATGTTCAATCCCCCACCAAGATGAGCGTGAATGGAGAAGACTCTACTATCCCACAAGCGAGCAGACTCAACAATATTGTTAACAG GTCCCGGGATGGGTCCCCTCGGAGCAGCGAAGGGCAGTCCCCGCTGTACATGCATTCGTCGAAGTGCAGCTCCTGTGGCTGCCAGTCCCCCCAACATGCTGAGATGTGCCTTCATACCCCTGGCTCAAACTTTGGAGAGGAGATGGGGGAAACCCAGTCTGAATACTCTGACTCCAGCTGCG AGAACGGAGCCTTCTTCTGCAACGAGTGTGACTGCCGGTTCTCTGAGGAGGCCTCTCTCAAGAGACACTCTCTGCAAGTCCACAGTGACAAGCCCTACAAGTGTGACCGCTGCCAGGCCTCCTTCCGCTACAAGGGGAACCTTGCCAGCCACAAAACCGTCCACACAG GAGAAAAGCCATACCGCTGCAACATCTGCGGGGCACAGTTCAATCGGCCGGCCAACCTGAAAACCCACACGCGCATCCACTCTGGAGAGAAACCCTACAAGTGCGAGACCTGCGGGGCCAGATTTGTCCAG GTGGCCCACCTCCGTGCTCACGTGCTCATTCACACCGGGGAGAAGCCGTACCCCTGCGAGATCTGCGGCACGCGCTTCCGGCACCTGCAGACCCTCAAAAGTCACCTTCGAATCCACACAGGAGAGAAACCATATCAT TGTGAGAAGTGCAACCTGCATTTCCGCCACAAAAGCCAGCTGCGGCTTCACCTCCGGCAGAAGCACGGGGCCATCACCAACACCAAGGTGCAGTACCGCATCTCCGCGAGCGAGGTGCCTCCAGAGCTCCCCAAGGcctgctga